The following coding sequences are from one Musa acuminata AAA Group cultivar baxijiao chromosome BXJ2-4, Cavendish_Baxijiao_AAA, whole genome shotgun sequence window:
- the LOC103974343 gene encoding UDP-glycosyltransferase 73C4-like: MANRGKKMSVDASRCLDWLDSMKPRSVIYVSFGSVGSFAPAQLMELGYGLLASNRPFIWVINGLERFPGAVDQWLQEKLEKEGDSKCLLIRGWAPQVMILSHPAVGGFLTHCGWNSTLESASAGVPMATWPLFSEQFLNEKLIVDVLEIGVAVGVKTSMQQMKQSSDEGARISREEVAKAVERLMDGGQEGEERRRRAKEFGEKARKAMTEEGSSYENVTRLIELVATKAKEQEMNV, translated from the coding sequence ATGGCTAATAGGGGTAAGAAGATGTCAGTGGATGCAAGCCGATGCTTAGATTGGCTTGATTCGATGAAACCACGGTCCGTGATCTACGTCAGTTTCGGTAGCGTGGGCAGCTTCGCACCCGCTCAACTGATGGAGCTCGGCTACGGTCTGCTCGCCTCAAACAGGCCATTCATCTGGGTCATCAATGGCCTGGAAAGGTTTCCGGGAGCAGTAGACCAATGGCTGCAAGAGAAGCTCGAGAAAGAAGGTGACTCAAAGTGTCTCTTGATCAGGGGGTGGGCGCCGCAGGTGATGATCCTGTCGCACCCGGCGGTGGGTGGTTTCTTGacgcactgcgggtggaactcgacGCTGGAGAGCGCGAGTGCGGGCGTACCGATGGCGACATGGCCGCTCTTCTCGGAGCAATTCCTCAACGAGAAGTTGATCGTGGATGTGCTCGAGATCGGAGTCGCGGTGGGCGTCAAGACCTCCATGCAGCAGATGAAGCAATCGTCGGATGAGGGAGCGCGGATCTCGAGGGAGGAAGTCGCTAAGGCCGTGGAGAGGTTGATGGACGGAGGGCAGGagggagaagagaggagaaggagagctAAAGAATTTGGAGAGAAGGCACGGAAAGCGATGACGGAGGAAGGTTCTTCGTATGAGAACGTGACACGATTGATTGAATTGGTGGCAACAAAAGCGAAGGAACAGGAGATGAATGTATGA